From the genome of Triticum aestivum cultivar Chinese Spring chromosome 1A, IWGSC CS RefSeq v2.1, whole genome shotgun sequence:
acgggagttgcataatctcatagtcataggaacatgtatatgtcatgaagaaagcaatagcaacatactaaacgatcgggtgctaagctaatggaatgggtcatgtcaatcagatcattcaactaatgatgtgacctcgttaatcaaataacaacactttgttcatggttaggaaacataaccatctttgatcaacgagctagtcaagtagaggcatactagtgacactaagtttgtctatgtattcacacatgtattatgtttccagttaatacaattctagcatgaataataaacatttgtcatgatataaggaaataaataataactttattattgcctctaggacatatttccttcaaaaggccctctagaaccgggacaaaaggccattTTTCTACCAGTGTTTGATACTATATCTATGTCTATCAAATCATGGATGCTTATGTCACTCATACAGACCTCTAATATTTAATGCAGAGATGAAGACTTGGATTTGATTTTGCTTTGGGCTCATTATTTGTGCGGATTTTTTATATCTGGTGATTATTGCACCTGATGGTGATGATTAGTATGATATATGAAAAGAAAATTGTATTTGCCAAGAATTTAGTACAACTTGTGTTCGGAGAATCACTACCAGAATAACCTTATATACCTACGGccttatctatgccgacggcctagcgaATACCGTAGGCATAGAAAAGCCATCGGCGTAGCTCCATCTATGCCTATGGAAGCCATAGGCATAGTAAGGCCGTCGGCATACAtcgatctatgcctacggcagccgtaggcatagttagCCCGTCGGCATAGAGGTGTCCCTAGTGGCCCGGGGACAGACGGCGGGCTGACACCGTCAAATTTATGCCGCGTggcagagctatgccgacggcaaagccgtaggcatagttttccaTCTATGCCTATGGGCTAACTATGCCTACGACTGCCGTTGCTAAAACAACTTGCTCCTCATTTGATTTCGAGGATGTTATTGCTGCTAAACTAGGAACAACAACAACCACGCTTTGGTTCCCCAAAATTCAGATGGCACTTGCATCTCTACATACACACACATATGAATATGCACCTCGGATTGGTTCAGTTTGCATGTTTACATTTGCTTTAACTTTGACTGAAACTATCTTGGTGACACTTGCATCAATGGTGTGTTCTGCCCTTGTAGATGTCCTTGGATAAGATGGTCATTGGAGTGTAGGGGAGGAACAACCTTGTCTTGCTCAAGGAAGACGACCACCCGATCTCGACGACGGCACGGCAACAAGTAGCACTCGCCTCCTTCCCAAGGTGAAGGTCTGATCCGCCTGCTTAGATGGTCTGCTCTTGTCTTATGCATGTGAAGGGAGAAAGCCATTGGACTGAATTATATTTGCATGTGAGGGGAGCGATCATTTTGGTAGATGCAGAGTATAGATTCACAAAATTCACCACATGACCGTACTACCTATATCCAAATTCTGGATACCACTTGCATCTTTTGTATGTACACACGAAAAAGCATGACAGTTTGCTTCAGTTTGTATGTGTCCAATTGTTTTTTTACTTTGACTGAAACTATCTATCTTGGTGGCACTTGCATCTCctgtacatacatacatatgaatcAGCACCGCACTTCTCTTCAGTTTATATGTGTCATTTTTTTGGTTGAACTTTGACTGAAACCAACTGGATGGCACCTCAATCTGTACATGCACACGAATCAACACCACCTTGGTTTAGTTTTGTACGTGTCCATTTGTTTTTACTTTGACTAAAACCAACTCGATGACACTTGCATCTTCTGTATATACATATGAATCAGCACCACACTTCTCTTCAGTTTGTATGTGTCAATTTTTTTGGTTGAACTTTGACTGATACCAACCGGATGGCACCTCAATCTGGAGCTTGCCTTGAACAACTCATGCTTGATAGATACAACCGAAACTGGAGCATATCTGTGATGTGTGTATTAGTAGCATTGTTTGGTTCAAGCACCAACATGACAAGTTATCTTCATCAAAGGCAATAATTTTCTGCCTTTTTAGTTGGATGCCCCTGTTCTAGGCGGGTTTCTTTTGGTAAATTCAATGTATATATTACATATTCATCCTCACATGTAGGATCTTCGGTTTGTTATACTGATTGTATGCCACCTCCATCGTTGCAGCcttgtctccccccccccccaccgcctcTCGGCCTCCTCTAATGTTGCTGTGGAGTCTTAGAATGGGAATGTTATGTACATAAAAAATATTCTATGGTCTGTGTTTCCAAATCCATGGTTGTTGAATCATGTCTGTATAAGCATTTGTAGATAGCTAGCCTTTTTGGCTAATCTTTTTTTTGGTTCTGGCGAGCAAGTATGGTGACCGCAATGTCATAGGCATAGATGGCTCTCATGATACCAGGAGCTGCCGTGTGGCGTGTATGCCTAccgcaaagccgtcggcatagttttgcatctatgcctacggctaagccgtcggcatagccctgcacCAGGAGCTAACAGAGAGCGCCACGTGGCTGGGCTATGCCGACAGTTTAGCCGTAGGCATAGGTTTGAAgctatgcctacggctaagccgtcggcatagccctgccacgtggcGTGTCTTGTATGGGCAGCACTTGACGGTGGCACCGGCAGTCACCGTTAGGCGCGGAGCGTTGCCGACGGCCAGGACCGTCGACATAGATATACGGACGCCGTCGGCATAGGTGTCTATGCCGACGGGGACCTGGGGTACGCCGACGCGTATGTtgccgacggggccgtcggcataggcctatgCCGATGGGaatcagggctatgccgacggcctgggccgtcggcataggggctcAGTGTGGTAGTGAATTTTAGCACAGTTTGTGTTTTGAGAATTTTAGTATAGGTTGTGTTTTTCAGAGAATGTTAAGAAGATTAAGAAAAGGCAAATTCTATCATTCTAAGAAGATCCAAGTAGATGTTTTTGAGCTAGGAGTTCCTTTGTGGACGTTATTTACTATTAGGTCTTGGGATAGTTGAAAAATAATGAGAAGTCTTTTGTGAGCTAATTTGAGCTTAGGTACAATTGATCTCTTTCTTTCTCGATGCCATTTTACTTCATGCTCCACATTTTATTCTAGACTTCAGTTAGTTGAATGAATAATGCGGTGAGTGATCTTCTGTTACATGATTGAGGTAAATGAATATTATGGAGTTGGAACCTTTTATCAGGTTGTTTCAGTTTACGTGCATATTGTTCTTCTGTTAAGGCTTGAAGCTGCTCACTTCTGTCAAGTTTGCATGAGCTAAAAGCCTAAAACAATAAGATACACCGAAGTCTATCATCAGCTGATTTGAGTTTTCTTACTTTAATATCACAAAGTATCCCACATATGGGTTGTTTTCTCATAAATGCACATTCCTTCTGTATTGAAGAACATTACTAGTTGTGGCCAAAAGAGTTCTCTCTTGATTGATATGTTATTGCTACTACATCTGTTTGATCATTTGTCACAATTTTTGCATTCTTCCTTCCTCTCTATTTATATCAGAATTTGATGTGGCTAATCATTTATTCATGTGGGTATCAGATGTGTTCGAATGTGATTTGGGTAGACATCGACATGGACATATGCACTCTACTGTAGTAGTTCAAGTAGTTCTATAATAGGAGACCCTCCAGGATGACAACTAGAATACCAACCAAATCCCCATGATTCTGATTGCCACATCTCATCCCATGCTTTGGTCAGCATACCTTTCATTGTGTAATAACCATCAACTTGATCAATAAGGGAGGAATGCAAACCTTGAAGGTAAGGCTACTACATACTCTCTTTGTCATGATGGTATATTGTTCATACATAGTATTTCGATGTTAAGAGGAAGCCATGACATAATAGTTTTTTTTCCAGTACGAAAGTTGTAATCAGTCACATCACCATTTATTTCGATTATCTCTGATGATCATGGGAACTACAGGGATAAATCAAAACTGCATGATTTTGGTAACATGCACGATGGATGTGTTTACTTTACCTCATTCTGATTGAAGTAGCCATGCGACCCTCTGTGCAAGCAAAGTTTCATCTATCACACAACATTCAACATTTATATATCCATTGTTTTGTTTCATAGCTCTCAGCATGTAAAGATGAAATTCAAACAGGCTTTACCAGCAGCTATCTAGCGGTTTATGCTACAAGTCGGAGCTTATTACCAAAAATATAAATAGCCAAACTTTCATACTCAGGCTTGGCTTTGTCATATGTTGAGCAAGGCTGTGATTTAAGGTGTCTAAGCTGCATTTTGCATGGGTCATGCGGTGACATCAAGCAATTCGATGGGAAAAATGTTGGGGCACATTTTTTTAGTTTTGAGCTTTATAAATGTATTGTACTAATATCTACTTGCCACCTGCAAATACAATGAAACACTATTCCTCAaccccgtcccccccccccccccctttcttctCAAACCTGTTTTTATGAAGTGCATTATGTCATTGATGACACTCTTAGATAACCTCTCGGCAATCAAACATTGATAATCCAATAAGAcccttagggccagttcttttgggcgattctagcagaatcgcccccctcccgagcttctcccagaatcactactccatatattttttacaatcctagctaattagaccttaactagataggattgtaaaaaaaatatggagtgacgattctgggagaagctggggtaGGGGTAATTTTGGGAGAATCGctgaaaagaactggcccttaatgTCAGCTAAATAGACATGTACACATGTAACCTCAATAATTAAATAAAATCAATCATATTTATTTTTTAGTTTTACTTCTCATATTACCAAGcaaataatcatgttttataaaatcaaatctcatcaaaatatattgtgaccaattcccgcagcaacgcatGGGGGATTACTAGTTAATGAAATGATACGCAACATGCGTATTTGTGGAAAAAAAATTGGGCTGAAAGAAGGAATGCCTGGGTAGCTCCGCCCGATGAATCGTGGCCGCTATTCCAGAAACATCACGAaaagtaatactccctccattccaaaatatagtgcgcctgcACTTCCCAAGGTCCAACTTTGACCCTAAATTTAACtaacgagaccaactgcggcgggagaaaaaattatataattgaaaacttctttcgaatacgaattcgctgatataatttttgctcctgccgcaatcggtcttggtagttaaatttacggtcaaagttgaagcacgtggatagaggaaacactacattgtggaatggagggagtagcaccgAACTCGCTGACCCAAGCCGTGATGCACTAATTGACCGGCCCCGTACCGCACACCTCACGACCTCCTCTTCACCCTTCCGGAGAGCTTACGTCCCAACCTCCCGCCAACCACTACTCGGAAACGCAGACGCCGTATAAGAAGGGAAACGAGTTGGCGTCATGCTGCACACCGCTCGGACGCAGGTAGTACACAAACACCagaaacatacacacgcacacccCGATCTCACTCTCTCGAGTGTACTAGCAACCAAGGAAAATGGCGCCGGTGAAGGTGTTCGGGCCGGCCATGTCGACGAACGTGGCCCGGGTGCTGCTGTGCCTGGAGGAGGCCGGCGCCGAGTACGAGGTGGTCAACATCGATTTCAAGGCCATGGAGCACAAGAGCCCCGAGCATCGCGTCAGAAACGTAAGATCCACGACCACTCAAATCCTCTGGTTTCCCGTATCACATTGTTTTGGCGCTAATGCAAGATGTTTTGGTTTCTTTCAGCCGTTCGGCCAAATCCCTGCTTTCCAGGATGGGGATCTGCTTCTCTTCGGTATGATCAATCACTTTGCCTTTGCTCTTTTCAGTTACTTTGTCCTTGTCAAAATAATTGTTAGTTAGTACCTGCTTGGCCTCTGTTTCTCGGCATCTTAACGGGACCGGCTAGCAAAGTGAATGCTTCTTTTTTAAAGAAAGTAGAGTAGTGAAGTGAATTATAGCCCTCAAATTTGTTTCCGATGGACGCTTGGTGTCCAAATATCTTAtcaaattctcaaaaaaaaattgttttcttGTGTTTTCAGAGTCACGCGCAATTTCAAGGTACGTGCTTCGCAAATACAAGACGAACCAAGTCGACCTGCTGAGGGAGGGCAACCTAAAGGAGGCGGCCATGGTGGATGTATGGACGGAGGTCGACGCACACAGCTACAACCCAGCCATCTCGCCGATCGTGTACGAGTGCCTCATCAACCCGATCATGCTCGGCCTGCCGACCAACCAGAAGGTGGTGGGCGAGAGCCTGGAGAAGCTGAAGAATGTGCTGGAGGTCTACGAGGCACACCTCTCCAAGCACAAGTACCTGGCCGGGGACTTCGTCAGCTTCGCGGACCTCAACCATTTCCCATACACCTTCTATTTCATGGCCACGCCTCACGCGGCCCTCTTCGACTCGTACCCGCACGTCAAGGCCTGGTGGGAGAGCCTCATGGCGAGGCCGGCCGTCAAGAAGCTTGCCGCACAAATGGTTCCGAAGAAGCTGTGATTTGCTAGGCAGGGTTTTGCATCATGGGATCGGATCTCTGATCTGTATGGCATTTTCTTGTCGGTGTCGCTAATAAGGCAATAAGCTTGTGTGTGGCTGGAATTGCACCAGCGTGCGGTTTTTGTGCTTTGCGTGTGCGTGGTCGTGGAAACTCTTGAGATGGAACAATGTCTTCATAATGCGTTCAGATTTGTTGCTTGGCAAGCCTTAAATAAGATGTTTGTGTGTCTCTCTAGTCGATGATGTTTGCATGGTTTCTAACTCCCGTATTGAAATATATTTGCCACCACTGaatattttgaagaaaaaaatcagTTTGCATTTCGGCAAAGCACCGAATGGAATTTTTTTCACTTGATATCGATTAAAATCTGGCTAAACTTAAAgatttcaaaaataataattgtATTTTTCACCTAAGAAGTCTGTAGCTTCCGATCTAAAAATATGGTGGAAAAAAAACCCTTATATACTACCCCGTTTCAAAATATATATAAGGCTTTCAAAATATAaggctttttagagattttaatacagacaatatacggatgtatatagatatattttagtgTATAGATTAATTCATTTATGTATTTTAGTATGTAGTCTATATTCAAATCTTTAAAATGACTTTTTTCGAGGAAGGTCATCATGGCTAGCTTCATTGATTATTAAGCAACATTACATCATCCACGAGCTTAAGTATAATCAGCTGGGGGAACATCGTCCCAATTACAAGATAATTTATTCAAAAAACTATGTCTAGCTAGCTTATGAGCAACACTGCTGGCTTTTCTAGGACAATGAATAAAGTCTGACCTTCCCAATCATGAAAACCACGACAACGCATTCTGCATAAATAGCTGCTGCTGGATCTCATCATTATGATTGTCCAGTGCAAAAATTAATGACTTCAGTTGAATCGGACTCAGCTGTAACTCTTTGAAACCTCATAAAGTTAGGCAATATCAGCCCCTCTTTCATAGCCGTTGCCTCCATTGTAACGGCATCTGCAAGTAAAATGTGCATTTCCCAGTAAGAAATTTGCATGATAAATCTCTAGTGAGAATAGTCGTAGCTCGCGTGCCTTCCTCTGTGTGGTATGATGCATCTAAATTTAGTTTACCAAAACTTGGATTAGGTTTAGTCCATCTAATCTGAGAGTGCACATGATTCCCACAGCCAGCTCGTGTTGCATGAACTGTAATACCCAAGATAGATAGTGGCCATTTACTTATTGGAGGAACTGATTCGTTGTGGTTAGTTTGCCGGCGGAGCCACCATAAGCCTCCGATGGCTATTATTTCATGTACTCTTACAGTAGGCATGCATTGAATCGGCTTGTTTATTTCGCGGAAAATCTGTTAAAAAATTATTGACCCAGAGCGGTCAATATGCAAGACATCAATTATTACGTGAGATATGCCCAGCGCACTCCAAAGGTCCATGGCTTGGCCGCAAGTAAACATCAAATATTTAATATCTTCCGGACCTTGTTTGCAAATGGGACAAGTTCCATCAGTACCCACATGGCGGTTTGCAAGTATAGACTTTAGCAGGATTATTCGGTGCAATACCCGCCAACAGAACACCTGGATTTTACGAGGCACCGACAAATTCCATAGAGCTTTCCAAACAGGGTTATTAACTAAAGGTCCTGGTGTTGACAGATTAATACCACTCCTCCTAAATTGGTGAGACCACACTCCACATGATAAGTAGACCGAACTGAAAAAATCCCATTGCGAGTAAAATGCCACCCTATGAAGTCatcaaacgccatgtaatttacgtGGTATACTCAGAATTCTCTGGACATCTACcgagcaaaaaaaaaaaagagaggcAAGGATCTCATCCCACTAACCTTAAAAAAGAGGCCATGGGGATATGACCCTTCAGTCAGGTCTACTAGGAATCCATGGATCAAGTCCAAATATTAACATTTTTTCCATTTCCAATACGCCATCGTTAGAGAAAAAGAGAGTTTCTCTGAGCTTTCTTCCCCTTCCACTCCCCCGCTACTTGTTGTGCGCTGTCTCCGTCGGATTGGTCGTGCGCCACTATTTCCCCTCGAAACTGTAATAGCCAGCCAGGAGGCTCCTAAGTTTTCGGGGAATACTGTTCGGTCATTATTGAAATAGTGTTTGAAATGTATGCAGACAACGTTGGATGACCCCCTCCCGTATTCGTTTACGCGGACTGGTCCCCCTGTTTCATGAACATATCCGGAAGGAAATTTGTGggtcgccgttggagatgccctcagtttgcaaaaagaaaaaaaaagaaaaaagtgagAGCATTGGCCCCGTTTAAACGCTGATCTACTCTCCTGTCAAAGCAAAAATGGGGATAAACTACCACTTGCTTGCCTCCTAGGAAAAGTTGATTATGAATAGCAATGATACGTTGTCAATAAAGAATTACAGAGGTCATCACACCCAGATCATCCAGATTGTGTCAAAGGGCCAGCTGGTAATCGTTGTGGGGACCTTTAGTAGAGGCCAAGATAAGAGCACCAGGTAAGTACTCTACTTACTGGCGTCAAATTGATTAGGGTAtgtttaggacacatctagatgtgacatagttatgtcacatctaacctgGTAAGCActatgtttgtggtctatttttttttgtCCTAGCTtttttttatttcttgttgctGCGTAGTTATTTTTAAAAGGTTAGATGTGACATcattaaaaaacatctagatgtgaattagacaaactgaattGATTAATATAAAGGTTTGTTGAACTAATTAGCTCGTTGAATTTCTCTGATGACAATCCCAAGCGCACGATCGTCAACCAGAATGGCCGCGTGGTTCACGCTGGCCACCTTGACCATCCTAAAATAAGGACCACCACGCCTCCACTCCGGCTCCACCGCCACTAGGCTCGCCAGGTTGACCAGGCCGTCACCGTCTCCAACATCCACGCCGGGCGTCCCCTCGAAATCATCCCTCGGGTACACCATCCTCTCCGGCGTCGGCACCCCGACCCCCACGACGCATGTCACCGGCACCCTCGGACAGACCGGCAGCTCCTCGAACAGCGGCAGCACGCGCGACTCGTACGGCCCGACGCCTTCGCCGAACCCAATGTCGCGGAGGAAGCCCACCACGTCGCTGGCCGAGTAGTTTCGGTGCTTAGTGCTCACCAGTGGCTGCCCGGCTCCGAACACCTTCGCGCTGGGCAGCGGCCACAGGCTGCTCTGCAGGCTCCGGTACTCCTTCCGCAGGGCCTGCATGCCCAGCACGAGTCCTCCCCACGGAGCGGCGATGGGGATGAAGTGCCTCACGAACCGCCGGCGCCACGCCAGGGGCTGCCGGATCAGGAACTGGTGTGCCAGTGTGCCGCCGTAGCTGTGGGTGACGATGATCGCGGGGCGGTCGCCGTTGAGCTGGCTCGCCCTCTCCACCAGGCTCTTGAGGCTCCTGAAGAACTCGGTGCCTATTCTGGATGGATGGCCGGCCGGCGCGACGGCGTAGCGGAAGTCGTACGGCGCGCCGAACATCGCCGCTCCGTCGCGGTACCCGGCCCCCTCGAGCCTCTCCAACAGCTTGTCCATGTAGGAGAAATTCCTCCGGTCTGGATCTGGGTGGCGGAATCCATGGGTGGAGCCGAAAAAGGGGACGCGCGTCTCGACGCCGGGGACGCGGCGTCATACACCGTGCTCATCTGGTCGGCGAAGCACCGGACGCCGGCGGGGTCGTCGTGGAGAGCTGTGTAGTTGAGGAAGAGGCGGAACCAGCCGGACTTGTGCGCGCCGCACCCCGGCCGGTAGAGCTCGGTGAGCCGCGCGTCGAGCTCGTTGCTGGCGTAGCCCGGCACCAGCACCACGGGATGCATCCGCGGCCGCGATGATGACCACCATAGTGCTGCGGCTGCTACTGCGAGCATCAGAAGAATCATTCGCCATCGCACAAGACGAATTGCCATGAACCGGCGAGTGGACGAAAATCTCAATCGAGCCATCGATCTTTGGGTTCAATCAATGTGGTGTGTACAGAGCTAGTAGCGTAGATGCAATTGATTCAcatttaggctggtcatagtggggagtaacttatagtACTCCCTCATCACAGTTTAGAAGGCACAGTTAAATTTGCGTGTGTTTCCATAATAGATAAGGTTTagggcgcattgcatttatttctagtagctaattagtactccgatatactatttttatatgcatgcgtagtgtgaatACTATTTTTTAGCCCATTTCATAATCAATAGATAACCATCTAGGTCCCAGAGAATTTACAAGCGCGTCTACTAAAACGTGACGGAGAgagtactacctctctctcagtttatagAACGTGCGCGTActtctaggtcgtcaatttgaccaacctaatacaagtcatatatcacaaaaaatataccaatataaactttagATGTTTTATTTTCAgacggtataatttttgtgttatataggttATATTAGATTGATAAAATTGACAACGTAGGTATATgtgcaggacttgtaaactgaaacagaGGTAGTAGTGGCAtgtatatgacactagtctaagttactacctttatagtgcaaAGTAGCATAGTACtagtgtcatagatggcttcatttattagagggtgcttggatacgttttagtctcatgactaaaaatagtgggactaaaacttgctagcctcacccatgcttggatccaaatactaaagagactaaaatcaagttattgagcatttattatcctcaaaacccttcaatccagaactcgcatgtgttaaaggagagaattaaataaggaaagagagggctaatacatattttagtaggtttcttatgactaaaaatttttagtctcaagactagtcctagcctctctttagtcaggggtgcttggaactttagcctttaaaagagactatttttagtcagactaaaaatagtcccttggatccaagcaccctcttagcttgtagactcatcttgtattGAGAaacgttatgttacagtaacatattatgttactacttttcattaactacttgccacataaacAAAATTTCTTGGAGTGTGCTATGTTATTAGTTAAGTTActctcccactatgactagccttatacAACGAGTATACATCCATGTATTGTTTATATATTGACTTGACTTCTCTTAATGCAATTTGATCAACTTGCGGAACAAAAAGACTGATTGATCTCGGTCCTCGAGAAAACTCATTTCTACTTAATAAATTGGAACAGCTATGTCATGGCTGGCTAACTTGCTtctctaaataaata
Proteins encoded in this window:
- the LOC123094889 gene encoding probable glutathione S-transferase GSTF1, whose protein sequence is MAPVKVFGPAMSTNVARVLLCLEEAGAEYEVVNIDFKAMEHKSPEHRVRNPFGQIPAFQDGDLLLFESRAISRYVLRKYKTNQVDLLREGNLKEAAMVDVWTEVDAHSYNPAISPIVYECLINPIMLGLPTNQKVVGESLEKLKNVLEVYEAHLSKHKYLAGDFVSFADLNHFPYTFYFMATPHAALFDSYPHVKAWWESLMARPAVKKLAAQMVPKKL
- the LOC123094998 gene encoding lecithin-cholesterol acyltransferase-like 1 encodes the protein MDKLLERLEGAGYRDGAAMFGAPYDFRYAVAPAGHPSRIGTEFFRSLKSLVERASQLNGDRPAIIVTHSYGGTLAHQFLIRQPLAWRRRFVRHFIPIAAPWGGLVLGMQALRKEYRSLQSSLWPLPSAKVFGAGQPLVSTKHRNYSASDVVGFLRDIGFGEGVGPYESRVLPLFEELPVCPRVPVTCVVGVGVPTPERMVYPRDDFEGTPGVDVGDGDGLVNLASLVAVEPEWRRGGPYFRMVKVASVNHAAILVDDRALGIVIREIQRAN